Within Serratia odorifera, the genomic segment GTTTTATCCTGCGGCCCGGCAATGCAGGCAATATGGCAATAGCCGCGCGCAATCAGGTGATCGGTAGCCATTTCGCCACCCAGCAGCGAGTTATCCTGAATAATGTCGTTGGCGCCTTCAAACGGCGCCCAATCCATCATGACGATCGGCAGCGAAGGGTAGCGGCTCAGCGCATCCTGCGAAGGGCGATGGTTTTCGGTGCACATCAACAACAACCCGTCGACGCGTTTTTGCAGCAGGGTTTCCATGCTGCGATTCATACGCGCCGCGTCCTCTTCGGTATTGCACAGAATCAGGCTGTAGCCGCGCTCATAACAGCTTCGCTCTACCCCGCGCACCACCTCGGCGTAAAACGGGTTATTGCTGGCGGTCACCAGCATGCCGATGGTACGCGTCTGGTTGATCTTTAGACTGCGAGCCAGCGCGGAAGGCGCATAGTTGAGCCGTTCGACGGCCGCCATCACTTTGCTGCGCACGCTATCGCTGACAAAACGATTATTATTGATAACGTGCGAAACCGTGGAGGTTGAAACACCCGCCAGGCGAGCGACATCTTTCATGGTGGCCAAGGCATTTACCCCTGCTGCTGCAAGAAGGCGTCGATCTCGGCACGCCAGGGTACCGAAGGCTGCGCGCCCGGACGCGTAACGGCAATAGCCGCCGCCGCATGAGCGAACCGCACCGCCTGGTTCAGGGTCTGTCCTTCCAGCAACGCCGTCAACAGCGCGCCGTTGAAGGTATCGCCAGCGGCGATGGTGTCGACCGCCTTGACTCGAAAGCCCGGCACCAGCTTGCCGTCACCGTTTTCACTCAGCCACACGCCTCGGCTGCCAAGGGTGATCAACACCGTTTCGATGCCTTTAGCATGCAGCACGCTGGCAGCACGCGCCGCATCAGCATCATTATTGACAGCAATTCCGGTCAAACGCTGTGCTTCGGTCTCGTTGGGGGTAATCATGTCGATCATCGCCAACAGTTCATCCGGCAATTCCCGTGCCGGCGCCGGGTTGAGGATCACCCGGGTAGCGTGCTGTTTTGCCAGCCGCGCCGCAGCGATAACGCTTTCCAGCGGCGACTCAAGCTGCATCAGCAACGCCGCCGCGTCGATCACCGACTGCCGGTAACGTTCAAGATATTGCGGCGTGAGTGCCGCATTGGCGCCAGCATCGATGCCAATCACGTTCTCACCGTCACCGTTAACGAATATCAGCGCCAC encodes:
- the rbsK gene encoding ribokinase — translated: METGKLVVLGSINADHILNVDQFPRPGETVIGKQYKVAFGGKGANQAVAAGRSGADIAFIACVGADDIGERIRQQLAGDQIDTQPVEAIDGSTTGVALIFVNGDGENVIGIDAGANAALTPQYLERYRQSVIDAAALLMQLESPLESVIAAARLAKQHATRVILNPAPARELPDELLAMIDMITPNETEAQRLTGIAVNNDADAARAASVLHAKGIETVLITLGSRGVWLSENGDGKLVPGFRVKAVDTIAAGDTFNGALLTALLEGQTLNQAVRFAHAAAAIAVTRPGAQPSVPWRAEIDAFLQQQG
- the rbsR gene encoding ribose operon transcriptional repressor RbsR, producing MATMKDVARLAGVSTSTVSHVINNNRFVSDSVRSKVMAAVERLNYAPSALARSLKINQTRTIGMLVTASNNPFYAEVVRGVERSCYERGYSLILCNTEEDAARMNRSMETLLQKRVDGLLLMCTENHRPSQDALSRYPSLPIVMMDWAPFEGANDIIQDNSLLGGEMATDHLIARGYCHIACIAGPQDKTTARHRLEGYRRAMQRAGLAILPGYEVHCDFEFEGGVCAMQQLLALETPPHAVFAGNDAVAVGVYQALFQAGLRVPQDMAVMGYDDIELAKYLAPPLSTIHQPKDSLGELAIDALINRLQNPERDAQVLVLTPELVERASVGRR